A region of Capra hircus breed San Clemente chromosome 11, ASM170441v1, whole genome shotgun sequence DNA encodes the following proteins:
- the SPACA9 gene encoding sperm acrosome-associated protein 9 produces the protein MMNEVKESLRSVEQKYKIFQQQQFTFIGALEHCRENAHDKIRPISSIGQVQSYMEHHCSNSTDRRILLMFLDICSELSKLCQHFEALHAGTPVTNNLLEKCKTLVSQSNDLSSLQAKYPHDVVNHLSCDEARNHYGGVVSLIPIILDLMKEWVAHSEKLPRKALQQVSEPQAATRATAHVPQASGTKPQLRKQNCGQLIQNVPKPGGKDQGSSKPPWRPPGGKL, from the exons ATGATGAATGAGGTGAAGGAGTCCCTGCGGAGCGTGGAGCAGAAGTACAAGATCTTCCAGCAGCAGCAATTCACCTTCATTGGGGCCCTGGAACACTGCAGGGAGAATGCCCACGACAAGATCCGGCCCATCTCCAGCATCGGACAG GTGCAGAGCTACATGGAGCACCACTGCAGCAACTCCACAGACCGGCGCATCCTGCTCATGTTCCTGGACATCTGCTCGGAGCTCAGCAAGCTCTGCCAGCACTTCGAGGCCCTGCACGCTGGCACCCCCGTCACCAACAACCTCCTCGAGAAATGCAAGACCCTCGTGAGCCAAAGCAATGACCTGAGCAGCCTGCAAGCCAA ATACCCCCACGACGTGGTGAACCACCTCAGCTGTGACGAGGCCCGGAACCACTATGGAGGTGTGGTCAGTCTCATCCCCATCATCCTAGACCTGATGAAAGAGTGGGTCGCCCACTCGGAAAAGCTGCCCCGCAAAGCGCTGCAGCAAGTGAGTGAGCCCCAGGCAGCCACGCGGGCCACCGCGCACGTTCCCCAGGCCTCAGGCACCAAGCCCCAGCTTCGGAAACAAAATTGTGGGCAACTGATACAGAACGTCCCCAAACCTGGGGGGAAAGACCAAGGAAGTTCAAAACCGCCCTGGAGACCACCTGGTGGGAAGCTGTAA